The following are encoded in a window of Bacteroidales bacterium genomic DNA:
- the rpsJ gene encoding 30S ribosomal protein S10, whose translation MSQKIRIKLKSYDHYLVDKSAEKIVKIVKATNAVVNGPIPLPTDKKIFTVNRSTFVNKKSREQFQLFTYKRLIDIYYNQSSKTIEELMKLELPRGVEIEIKV comes from the coding sequence GTGAGCCAAAAAATAAGAATTAAATTAAAATCGTACGATCACTATTTAGTGGATAAATCTGCTGAAAAGATTGTTAAGATTGTGAAAGCAACTAATGCGGTGGTAAATGGTCCAATTCCGTTACCAACAGATAAAAAAATCTTTACTGTAAACCGCTCTACCTTTGTTAATAAGAAATCGCGTGAACAATTTCAGCTTTTTACTTATAAACGTTTGATAGATATTTACTACAATCAATCTTCAAAAACTATTGAAGAATTGATGAAGTTAGAACTTCCACGTGGAGTTGAAATAGAAATAAAAGTGTAA
- the fusA gene encoding elongation factor G — translation MTNLSQIRNIGIMAHIDAGKTTTTERILYYSGINYEIGEVDDGAATMDWMVQEQERGITITSAATTVYWIVGDEKFHVNIIDTPGHVDFTVEVERSLRVLDGAIAVFCAVGAVQPQSETVWRQANKYHVPRICYVNKMDRQGADFLRVVNQIREKLHANPIIVQLPIGAEDNFEGIVDLIENKAFVWNDDSLGKDFEEIPIPENMLDTVNEYRLKLIEGAAEEDAELFERFIENPKSISPEDIRKQLRKATIENRAFPVFCGSSFKNKGVQSLLDGVVYFLPSPEEVVQISGINPKTGNDESRKNSADAPFSALVFKIVNDPYVGRLAFTRVYSGSLKAGTMAYNANTEQKERASRLIRMHSNKQNPIESIEAGDICAIIGLKNVRTGDTLCDEKHPIIFESMDFPEPVVSIAIEPKTQNDVEKLNTCLLKIAEEDPTFTIRQDDETGQTIISGMGELHLDIIVDRLKRESNVDCTLGKPQVAYREAIADTITHRETYRKQAGGRGRFAEIEIKVSPAPIENRGLEFINSTKASVLSKEFVVAVEKGIKSAMETGVMAGYPVYCAKVELLDAQMSTESDALAFEICGTIAFKEASRKIKSNLLEPIMKLEVDTPDEYVGDVTGDINRRRGEILGIEVNNYSTTVKSLIPLGETFGYVTTLRSLTSGRANMNMEFSHYNIMPSELAQEIVFKMKGINIVI, via the coding sequence ATGACAAATTTATCTCAAATAAGGAATATTGGCATTATGGCTCACATTGACGCTGGTAAAACAACGACAACGGAGCGTATTCTTTATTATTCTGGGATAAATTATGAAATTGGAGAAGTTGACGACGGTGCCGCCACAATGGACTGGATGGTACAAGAACAAGAACGTGGAATAACTATTACTTCTGCAGCTACTACGGTTTATTGGATTGTTGGAGATGAAAAATTTCATGTAAATATTATAGACACTCCCGGACACGTGGACTTTACTGTTGAAGTTGAACGTTCATTAAGAGTTCTTGATGGAGCTATCGCTGTTTTTTGTGCTGTTGGTGCTGTGCAGCCTCAAAGTGAAACTGTTTGGCGTCAAGCTAACAAATATCATGTTCCTCGCATCTGCTATGTCAATAAAATGGATAGGCAAGGGGCAGATTTTTTAAGAGTTGTTAATCAAATTCGCGAAAAATTGCATGCAAATCCAATTATTGTACAATTACCAATTGGGGCTGAAGATAATTTTGAAGGAATTGTTGACCTAATTGAAAATAAAGCATTTGTTTGGAATGATGATAGCTTAGGAAAAGATTTTGAAGAAATTCCTATTCCTGAAAACATGCTTGATACTGTAAATGAATACAGACTGAAATTAATTGAAGGTGCAGCTGAAGAAGATGCAGAATTGTTTGAGAGATTTATAGAAAATCCTAAAAGCATTTCACCTGAAGATATTAGAAAACAATTACGCAAAGCAACTATTGAAAATAGGGCTTTTCCTGTTTTTTGCGGCTCCTCTTTCAAAAATAAAGGAGTTCAATCTTTATTAGATGGTGTTGTTTACTTTTTACCTTCACCTGAAGAAGTTGTGCAAATAAGTGGAATTAATCCTAAAACAGGCAATGATGAATCAAGAAAAAATTCAGCAGATGCTCCGTTTAGTGCATTAGTTTTTAAAATTGTTAATGACCCTTACGTTGGGCGTTTAGCTTTTACAAGAGTTTATTCCGGTTCTTTGAAGGCAGGAACAATGGCTTATAACGCAAATACAGAGCAAAAAGAACGTGCTTCAAGATTAATTAGAATGCACTCTAATAAACAAAATCCTATTGAAAGTATAGAAGCCGGAGATATTTGTGCTATAATAGGATTGAAAAATGTTCGTACAGGTGATACTCTTTGTGATGAAAAACACCCTATTATTTTTGAGTCTATGGATTTCCCAGAACCCGTTGTTAGCATTGCAATAGAACCAAAAACTCAAAATGATGTTGAAAAGCTAAATACTTGTTTGCTGAAAATTGCAGAAGAAGATCCAACTTTTACTATTAGACAAGATGATGAAACAGGACAAACAATAATAAGTGGTATGGGTGAATTGCACCTTGATATTATTGTTGACCGTTTAAAAAGAGAGTCAAATGTAGATTGCACATTAGGCAAACCACAAGTTGCTTATAGAGAGGCAATTGCTGACACTATAACTCATAGAGAAACATATCGCAAGCAAGCAGGCGGACGTGGACGTTTTGCAGAAATCGAAATAAAAGTTTCTCCAGCTCCAATTGAAAATAGAGGATTGGAATTTATTAATAGCACAAAAGCAAGTGTTTTATCAAAAGAATTTGTAGTTGCAGTAGAAAAAGGCATAAAATCTGCTATGGAAACAGGTGTTATGGCAGGTTATCCTGTTTATTGCGCTAAAGTTGAATTATTAGATGCTCAGATGAGTACTGAAAGCGATGCTTTAGCTTTTGAAATTTGTGGAACTATTGCTTTTAAGGAAGCTTCTCGTAAAATAAAAAGTAATTTGCTCGAACCAATAATGAAGTTAGAAGTTGATACTCCTGATGAATATGTTGGTGATGTTACCGGAGATATTAATCGTCGTCGCGGAGAAATATTGGGAATAGAAGTAAATAATTATTCTACAACAGTAAAATCTTTAATTCCGCTTGGAGAAACATTTGGATATGTTACGACATTAAGGAGCCTAACATCAGGAAGAGCAAACATGAATATGGAATTTTCTCATTATAATATTATGCCAAGCGAATTAGCTCAGGAAATAGTATTTAAAATGAAAGGAATTAATATTGTAATTTAA
- the rpsG gene encoding 30S ribosomal protein S7: MRKSKPRKRIILPDPKFGDQEVTKFVNNMMLNGKKNTAYQIFYDAIDLISEKSKENGLEVFKKALENVTPSVEVRSRRIGGATFQIPSEIRPERKSSIGMKNLISFARKRHEKSMASKLAAEVLAAYKEEGSAFKRKEDIHRMAEANKAFSHFRF, translated from the coding sequence ATGAGAAAATCAAAACCCAGAAAAAGAATTATTCTTCCTGATCCCAAATTTGGTGACCAAGAAGTAACAAAGTTTGTAAATAATATGATGCTGAATGGAAAGAAAAATACAGCATATCAGATTTTTTACGATGCTATTGACCTGATTTCTGAAAAATCTAAGGAAAATGGATTAGAAGTTTTCAAAAAAGCTCTTGAAAATGTAACTCCTTCTGTTGAAGTTAGAAGCCGTCGTATTGGTGGTGCTACTTTCCAAATCCCTTCAGAAATCCGTCCTGAACGTAAAAGCAGTATCGGGATGAAGAATTTAATTAGTTTTGCTCGCAAACGTCATGAAAAATCCATGGCTTCAAAACTTGCAGCAGAAGTTCTTGCAGCCTATAAAGAAGAAGGTTCTGCATTCAAAAGAAAAGAAGATATTCACAGAATGGCTGAGGCGAATAAAGCATTCTCCCATTTTAGATTTTAA